One Cellulosimicrobium protaetiae genomic region harbors:
- a CDS encoding ABC transporter permease, translating to MMGRIALRGVRAHGAQLVLSVLAVTIGVAFVTGTFALRAMLESTFDGIVASSIQADAYVRGAAAAGSALESSSAQLGGARSLVPADLAGTLDARDDVGLALAEVSGPAVLVGADGTAVLSTQAPSMAVGYDPRDPGPRVVDGRAPEDGDEVALESATLEASGLAVGDTTDVVLGDEVRPVRVVGELSLSAPMAGATIVLLDAGTAAATYAPDGLVPSVALYAADGVSPEELRDAVATSLPDGAEAVTGADLRDETSTAIADQLGFVSTFLLVFAALALFVGTFIITNTFAMHVRRRTRELALLRAVGVSPAQVFASVLGQAAVVGVVGAVLGVAAGFGLAELARAGLGAVGMELAGSLPVTTAGIVVPLVVGVVVSVVAAALPARHAALVRPVEAMRADVVRPAGPGVARVAAGTLILLAGTGLVVGAAAVGSGGAPLLGLGAVGVIAGVLLLSPLAVGPVLGVLAAPFVALVRPLGGLARGNVTRQPRRTAATAGALVVGMALVSTTSVLALSARESVTGIVDEETAADLVVRSATPYLPEGVATDVRAVPGVASADLTTYGQVVVDDEPQLVVGFPAEGFGRSVRTTAVEGDLDAYARGEAAVMEDALDEHGWALGDVVTIADPARPDLPAQDVRIGAVIDSHAFSVDMLLPPDVASEVGATTPEMLFLDAEPGADLASVRDGVADAVAPYVVASVLDADEFAGEVASQVESILAIVYALLGLSLLVAVLGIVNTLALSVVERTREIGLLRAVGLGRAQLSATIVIESVLVAVFGTAVGLVVGTGLAAALPSVLADEGFTTLAVPWAQLGAMLALAAVVGVVAAVWPATRAARLPVLDAVSQE from the coding sequence ATGATGGGCCGGATCGCGCTGCGCGGCGTGCGCGCGCACGGCGCGCAGCTCGTGCTGTCCGTGCTCGCGGTGACGATCGGCGTCGCGTTCGTCACCGGCACGTTCGCGCTGCGCGCCATGCTGGAGTCGACGTTCGACGGCATCGTCGCGTCGTCGATCCAGGCCGACGCGTACGTGCGCGGCGCCGCCGCCGCCGGGTCCGCGCTCGAGTCCTCGTCCGCGCAGCTCGGCGGGGCCCGCAGCCTCGTCCCGGCGGACCTGGCCGGCACGCTCGACGCGCGCGACGACGTCGGCCTCGCGCTCGCCGAGGTGAGCGGCCCCGCCGTCCTCGTGGGCGCCGACGGCACCGCGGTGCTCAGCACGCAGGCGCCGAGCATGGCGGTCGGCTACGACCCGCGCGACCCCGGGCCGCGCGTCGTGGACGGCCGTGCGCCGGAGGACGGCGACGAGGTCGCGCTCGAGTCCGCGACGCTCGAGGCGTCCGGGCTCGCGGTGGGCGACACGACCGACGTCGTGCTCGGCGACGAGGTGCGGCCCGTGCGCGTCGTCGGCGAGCTCTCGCTGTCCGCGCCGATGGCGGGCGCGACGATCGTCCTGCTCGACGCCGGGACGGCCGCCGCGACGTACGCTCCGGACGGCCTGGTGCCGTCGGTCGCCCTGTACGCGGCCGACGGCGTCTCGCCGGAGGAGCTGCGCGACGCCGTCGCGACGTCGCTCCCCGACGGTGCGGAGGCCGTGACGGGGGCCGACCTGCGCGACGAGACGAGCACCGCCATCGCCGACCAGCTCGGCTTCGTCTCGACGTTCCTGCTCGTGTTCGCCGCGCTCGCGCTGTTCGTCGGCACGTTCATCATCACCAACACGTTCGCGATGCACGTGCGCCGCCGCACGCGCGAGCTCGCGCTCCTGCGGGCCGTCGGGGTGTCACCGGCCCAGGTGTTCGCCTCGGTCCTGGGACAGGCCGCGGTCGTGGGGGTCGTCGGCGCGGTGCTGGGCGTCGCGGCCGGGTTCGGGCTCGCCGAGCTCGCGCGGGCCGGGCTGGGCGCGGTCGGCATGGAGCTCGCCGGGTCGCTGCCCGTGACGACCGCCGGGATCGTGGTCCCCCTCGTCGTCGGGGTCGTGGTGTCCGTCGTCGCGGCGGCCCTGCCCGCGCGGCACGCTGCGCTCGTGCGGCCTGTGGAGGCCATGCGGGCCGACGTCGTGCGGCCCGCCGGCCCCGGCGTGGCCCGGGTCGCCGCGGGGACGCTGATCCTGCTCGCAGGCACCGGTCTCGTGGTGGGCGCCGCGGCGGTCGGGAGCGGCGGGGCGCCGCTCCTCGGCCTCGGTGCGGTCGGGGTGATCGCGGGCGTGCTGCTGCTCTCCCCGCTCGCCGTCGGCCCCGTGCTGGGCGTCCTCGCCGCGCCGTTCGTCGCGCTGGTCCGACCCCTCGGCGGGCTCGCGCGCGGCAACGTCACGCGCCAGCCGCGGCGCACGGCCGCGACCGCCGGGGCGCTCGTCGTCGGGATGGCGCTCGTGTCGACGACGTCGGTCCTCGCGCTCTCGGCACGCGAGTCCGTGACCGGCATCGTCGACGAGGAGACGGCCGCCGACCTCGTGGTCCGGTCCGCGACCCCGTACCTCCCCGAGGGGGTGGCGACCGACGTCCGCGCCGTGCCCGGCGTCGCGTCCGCCGACCTCACGACGTACGGGCAGGTCGTCGTCGACGACGAGCCGCAGCTCGTCGTGGGGTTCCCCGCCGAGGGCTTCGGCCGCTCGGTCCGCACGACGGCCGTCGAGGGCGACCTCGACGCGTACGCCCGCGGGGAGGCGGCCGTGATGGAGGACGCGCTCGACGAGCACGGCTGGGCGCTCGGCGACGTCGTGACGATCGCCGACCCCGCCCGGCCCGACCTCCCGGCACAGGACGTCCGCATCGGGGCGGTGATCGACTCCCACGCGTTCTCGGTCGACATGCTGCTGCCGCCGGACGTCGCCTCCGAGGTGGGCGCGACGACCCCCGAGATGCTGTTCCTCGACGCCGAGCCCGGTGCCGACCTCGCGTCCGTCCGCGACGGGGTGGCGGACGCCGTCGCGCCGTACGTCGTGGCGAGCGTGCTCGACGCCGACGAGTTCGCCGGGGAGGTCGCGTCCCAGGTCGAGTCGATCCTCGCGATCGTCTACGCGCTGCTCGGCCTGTCCCTCCTCGTCGCCGTCCTCGGTATCGTCAACACGCTCGCGCTGTCCGTCGTGGAACGCACGCGCGAGATCGGGCTCCTGCGCGCCGTAGGCCTCGGCCGGGCGCAGCTCTCGGCGACGATCGTCATCGAGTCCGTGCTCGTCGCCGTGTTCGGGACGGCCGTCGGGCTGGTCGTGGGGACGGGCCTGGCCGCCGCGCTCCCGTCCGTCCTCGCGGACGAGGGCTTCACGACCCTCGCCGTGCCCTGGGCGCAGCTCGGGGCGATGCTCGCGCTCGCGGCCGTCGTCGGGGTCGTCGCGGCGGTCTGGCCCGCAACGCGCGCGGCCCGGCTGCCCGTGCTCGACGCGGTGAGCCAGGAGTGA
- a CDS encoding response regulator, with translation MIVDDDALVRAGLRLMLDGAHGIEVVGEAADGAEVTAVLDAHPTDVVLMDLRMPRVDGIEATRRVRSRTDAPAVVVLTTFDSDEEVVGALHAGASGYLLKDMPPERIVAAVRAAATGEPVLSPGIARRLMTSVADAGGERDRARAALDALTGREHDVAVELGRGATNADIAARLFLSVPTVKAHVSNVLLKLGLENRTQVALLVHAAGLD, from the coding sequence GTGATCGTCGACGACGACGCGCTCGTCCGCGCCGGGCTGCGTCTCATGCTCGACGGCGCGCACGGGATCGAGGTCGTCGGCGAGGCCGCGGACGGCGCCGAGGTCACGGCCGTGCTCGACGCCCACCCGACCGACGTCGTGCTCATGGACCTGCGCATGCCGCGCGTCGACGGGATCGAGGCCACACGACGGGTGCGGTCGCGGACGGACGCACCGGCCGTCGTCGTGCTCACGACGTTCGACAGCGACGAGGAGGTCGTCGGTGCCCTCCACGCCGGGGCCTCGGGCTACCTGCTCAAGGACATGCCGCCCGAGCGGATCGTGGCGGCCGTGCGCGCGGCGGCCACGGGCGAGCCGGTCCTGTCGCCGGGGATCGCGCGGCGCCTCATGACCTCGGTCGCGGACGCGGGCGGCGAGCGCGACCGCGCCCGGGCGGCGCTCGACGCGCTCACCGGGCGAGAGCACGACGTCGCGGTCGAGCTGGGCCGCGGCGCGACGAACGCGGACATCGCCGCGCGCCTGTTCCTCAGCGTCCCGACGGTCAAGGCCCACGTGTCGAACGTGCTGCTCAAGCTCGGCCTGGAGAACCGGACCCAGGTCGCCCTGCTCGTCCACGCCGCCGGCCTGGACTGA
- a CDS encoding ABC transporter ATP-binding protein: MVQIDPAPARAGAPEPPRPGPGTGEAAGLAVRDVVVRYGGRGAGGARTDPGTTAVAGVTLDVAPGEILALLGPSGCGKSSLLRAVAGLEPVASGAVAWDGRDLAGVPVHRRGFGLMFQEGQLFPHRDVAGNVAYGLAGLPRAERDARVTELLDVVGLAGYERRAVATLSGGERQRVALARSLAPRPRLLLLDEPLSALDRGLRERLALDLREALRATGTTAVFVTHDHDEAFTVADRVAVMDAGRLLQVAPPEDLWRAPASRRVAEFLGYQAFVPTEPSAAGRAMDRRGPDDDAPGASGGLLAIGPRGLRMVGSPGSDAESGSSSGLGTWAATVVGSVFRRGAVEVTVDVDLPGTDEGAPARLVALASGAGGADAPGPGPGERVRVVVDPAGCAVVAT, encoded by the coding sequence ATGGTGCAGATCGACCCCGCTCCCGCGCGTGCGGGCGCGCCGGAGCCGCCGCGCCCCGGCCCCGGCACCGGGGAGGCCGCCGGGCTCGCGGTGCGCGACGTCGTCGTGCGGTACGGCGGGCGTGGCGCCGGGGGAGCGCGCACGGACCCCGGCACGACGGCGGTCGCGGGCGTCACGCTCGACGTCGCGCCGGGGGAGATCCTCGCCCTGCTCGGACCGAGCGGGTGCGGCAAGTCGAGCCTGCTGCGCGCGGTCGCCGGGCTCGAGCCCGTGGCGTCGGGCGCGGTCGCGTGGGACGGGCGCGACCTCGCGGGCGTCCCCGTGCACCGCCGCGGGTTCGGGCTCATGTTCCAGGAGGGCCAGCTCTTCCCGCACCGCGACGTCGCGGGCAACGTCGCCTACGGGCTCGCGGGCCTGCCCCGCGCGGAACGGGACGCGCGCGTGACCGAGCTGCTCGACGTCGTCGGGCTCGCCGGGTACGAGCGGCGCGCGGTCGCGACGCTCAGCGGGGGCGAGCGCCAGCGCGTCGCGCTCGCGCGGTCCCTCGCGCCGCGGCCCCGGCTGCTGCTGCTCGACGAGCCGCTGTCCGCGCTGGACCGCGGGCTGCGCGAGCGCCTCGCGCTCGACCTGCGCGAGGCGCTGCGGGCCACCGGCACGACCGCCGTCTTCGTCACCCACGACCACGACGAGGCGTTCACCGTCGCCGACCGCGTCGCCGTCATGGACGCCGGTCGGCTCCTCCAGGTCGCGCCGCCGGAGGACCTGTGGCGAGCCCCGGCGTCGCGCCGCGTCGCGGAGTTCCTCGGCTACCAGGCGTTCGTCCCCACCGAGCCGTCAGCGGCAGGCCGGGCCATGGACCGACGAGGCCCGGACGACGATGCGCCCGGCGCGTCGGGCGGGTTGCTCGCGATCGGGCCGCGCGGGCTACGCATGGTCGGCTCGCCGGGTTCCGACGCCGAGAGCGGTTCGTCGTCGGGTCTCGGCACCTGGGCCGCGACCGTCGTGGGCAGCGTGTTCCGCCGCGGTGCGGTCGAGGTCACCGTCGACGTCGACCTCCCCGGGACCGACGAGGGCGCGCCCGCCCGACTCGTGGCGCTCGCGTCCGGTGCGGGTGGTGCCGACGCGCCCGGTCCGGGGCCGGGCGAGCGCGTGCGGGTCGTGGTCGACCCGGCGGGGTGCGCGGTCGTCGCCACCTGA
- a CDS encoding ABC transporter ATP-binding protein yields MSSRPGTTGATTTVAASAEHATGAAGASGTTPERPVIATARGLVKTYGRGEATVRALDGVDVDLERGRLTAIMGPSGSGKSTLMHCLAGLDSPTVGTVVVDGETVSAMSERRLTRLRRTRIGFVFQSFNLVPTLTAEENIVLPLAVARRPVDREWFDRVVDAVGLRPRLGHRPAELSGGQQQRVACARALVSRPAVVFADEPTGNLDSRAAAEVLGFLRSSVDDLGQSVAMVTHDPTAASYAHRVLFLADGRLVTELRDPTPQAVLDTLGALTPAASAGAHPADPAHEPAGVR; encoded by the coding sequence ATGAGCAGCAGACCTGGGACGACGGGTGCGACGACGACCGTCGCCGCGTCCGCAGAGCACGCCACGGGGGCCGCAGGAGCCTCCGGAACCACGCCGGAGCGTCCCGTGATCGCCACCGCGCGCGGCCTCGTCAAGACCTACGGGCGCGGCGAGGCGACGGTCCGCGCGCTCGACGGCGTGGACGTCGACCTCGAGCGGGGGCGTCTGACCGCGATCATGGGCCCCTCGGGGTCGGGAAAGTCGACCCTCATGCACTGCCTCGCCGGACTGGACTCCCCCACGGTGGGGACCGTCGTCGTCGACGGCGAGACGGTCTCCGCGATGAGCGAGCGGCGCCTGACGCGGCTGCGCCGCACGCGCATCGGGTTCGTGTTCCAGTCGTTCAACCTGGTCCCGACGCTCACGGCGGAGGAGAACATCGTGCTCCCGCTCGCCGTCGCGCGCCGGCCCGTGGACCGCGAGTGGTTCGACCGCGTGGTCGACGCCGTGGGGCTGCGCCCGCGCCTCGGGCACCGCCCGGCGGAGCTCTCGGGCGGGCAGCAGCAGCGCGTCGCGTGCGCGCGGGCGCTCGTGTCCCGCCCGGCCGTCGTGTTCGCGGACGAGCCGACGGGCAACCTCGACTCGCGCGCCGCCGCGGAGGTGCTCGGCTTCCTGCGCTCCTCGGTGGACGACCTCGGCCAGTCCGTCGCCATGGTCACGCACGACCCGACGGCGGCGTCGTACGCGCACCGCGTCCTGTTCCTCGCGGACGGCCGCCTGGTGACCGAGCTGCGCGACCCGACCCCGCAGGCCGTCCTCGACACGCTCGGGGCCCTCACGCCGGCGGCATCCGCGGGCGCGCACCCCGCCGACCCGGCGCACGAACCGGCGGGCGTCCGATGA
- a CDS encoding thiamine ABC transporter substrate-binding protein has protein sequence MQRTTARTRRARSLVTGAGTTLALLALAACSGGDDATSGSGGDDASGTGDTVTLVTHDSFAVSDEVLAAFEEESGLTVEQVAPGDGGALVNQLILTKDSPLGDVVFGIDNTFASRAIDEGVLAPYVPEGLSDSAASYAVGDGDELTAVDLGDVCVNVDHAWFADAGIPEPVSLEDLAKPEYEDLLVVTNPATSSPGLAFLLATVGAFGEDGWEDYWADLRANGVKVVDGWSDAYYVDFSGSEGAGPRPLVLSYSTSPAFTLTEDGSASTTGALLDTCFRQVEYAGVLANAKNPEGAQQLVDFLVSEAFQADVPGQMYMYPADDSVALPDGWAEFAPLADEPFEVAPADISAHRDEWIKAWTATVVD, from the coding sequence ATGCAACGCACGACCGCCCGCACCCGCCGGGCCCGGTCCCTCGTCACCGGCGCGGGGACGACCCTCGCCCTCCTCGCGCTCGCCGCGTGCAGCGGCGGCGACGACGCGACGTCAGGCTCGGGGGGCGACGACGCGTCGGGCACCGGCGACACCGTCACCCTCGTGACGCACGACTCCTTCGCCGTGAGCGACGAGGTCCTCGCGGCGTTCGAGGAGGAGAGCGGGCTCACCGTCGAGCAGGTCGCGCCCGGCGACGGCGGCGCGCTCGTCAACCAGCTGATCCTCACGAAGGACTCGCCGCTGGGCGACGTCGTGTTCGGGATCGACAACACGTTCGCGTCCCGCGCGATCGACGAGGGCGTGCTCGCGCCCTACGTGCCGGAGGGCCTGTCCGACTCGGCGGCCTCGTACGCCGTCGGCGACGGCGACGAGCTCACGGCGGTCGACCTCGGCGACGTCTGCGTCAACGTCGACCACGCGTGGTTCGCCGACGCCGGGATCCCGGAGCCCGTCTCGCTCGAGGACCTCGCGAAGCCGGAGTACGAGGACCTCCTCGTCGTGACCAACCCCGCGACCTCGTCGCCGGGTCTCGCGTTCCTCCTCGCGACCGTCGGGGCGTTCGGCGAGGACGGCTGGGAGGACTACTGGGCCGACCTGCGCGCCAACGGCGTGAAGGTCGTCGACGGCTGGTCTGACGCCTACTACGTCGACTTCTCCGGCTCCGAGGGCGCGGGGCCGCGCCCGCTCGTGCTGTCGTACTCGACGTCGCCCGCGTTCACGCTCACCGAGGACGGCTCCGCGTCCACGACCGGGGCTCTGCTCGACACGTGCTTCCGCCAGGTCGAGTACGCGGGCGTGCTCGCGAACGCGAAGAACCCCGAGGGCGCGCAGCAGCTCGTCGACTTCCTCGTGAGCGAGGCGTTCCAGGCCGACGTGCCCGGCCAGATGTACATGTACCCCGCCGACGACTCCGTCGCGCTCCCCGACGGCTGGGCCGAGTTCGCGCCGCTCGCCGACGAGCCCTTCGAGGTCGCGCCCGCCGACATCTCGGCGCACCGCGACGAGTGGATCAAGGCATGGACGGCGACGGTCGTCGACTGA
- a CDS encoding DUF4235 domain-containing protein: MADTNETEQTLALKVGTVALTFAAGWAAQKLVTFIWAKVTGHDAPKDLDDEEVGIVSAVTFAAVAAGVGVLARRFAGKEAKRFVSRLASRAS, from the coding sequence GTGGCCGACACGAACGAGACCGAGCAGACCCTGGCCCTCAAGGTCGGGACCGTCGCCCTCACCTTCGCGGCAGGCTGGGCCGCGCAGAAGCTCGTCACGTTCATCTGGGCGAAGGTCACCGGTCACGACGCCCCGAAGGACCTCGACGACGAGGAGGTCGGCATCGTCTCCGCCGTCACGTTCGCCGCCGTCGCCGCCGGCGTCGGCGTCCTCGCACGCCGGTTCGCCGGCAAGGAGGCCAAGCGGTTCGTCTCCCGCCTCGCGTCGCGCGCGTCGTGA
- a CDS encoding DUF4235 domain-containing protein, producing MTTGDHPPEKNGSKSAKILYRPVGIVSSIVGGLVAGQVFKQIYKRVSPGHRKDAPTPLQSEYPLKEIVLAALLQGAVYAVVKALIDRGGARAFERWTGEWPGD from the coding sequence GTGACGACCGGTGACCACCCCCCGGAGAAGAACGGCAGCAAGTCCGCGAAGATCCTGTACCGCCCCGTCGGGATCGTCAGCTCGATCGTGGGCGGTCTCGTCGCGGGGCAGGTGTTCAAGCAGATCTACAAGCGGGTGTCGCCGGGCCACCGCAAGGACGCGCCGACACCGCTGCAGTCGGAGTACCCGCTCAAGGAGATCGTGCTCGCCGCGCTCCTGCAGGGCGCGGTCTACGCCGTGGTGAAGGCGCTCATCGACCGCGGCGGGGCCCGCGCGTTCGAGCGCTGGACGGGGGAGTGGCCGGGCGACTGA
- a CDS encoding FAD-dependent oxidoreductase encodes MTRTAIVVGAGIAGLSSAISLARTGWGVTVVERSPALGEVGAGFAMSRNAVAALRGLGFDDDAVARLGYATWAGGTWDLHGDPILTLPDTPEVRASVGLIGVHRRRLHETLHRRAVDLGVEVVTGTSVTTLDPGDPDGAPAVVAGREADLVVGADGMRSAVRATLFPANVPVYSGYSSWRAITPGAWGAEALTQYWGAHAEFGLLRTAADETYWYGYVAMPERTRLDDELGAARERFAGWAPPVQEVLAATAPDAVLRHDVHHLPGGLPHYATGRVVMVGDAAHGTLPTMGQGAATALEDGLCVGLLVGSPVAAGGRLAPALAGYDAARRPRCRALARASVASGRFGSHLGGGWRQTVRNRIMRLTPASAIARGSQAAMGWTPPEPAAPVR; translated from the coding sequence ATGACCCGTACCGCTATTGTCGTCGGGGCCGGGATCGCCGGCCTGTCGTCCGCGATCTCGCTCGCCCGGACCGGCTGGGGCGTCACCGTCGTCGAGCGCTCGCCCGCGCTCGGCGAGGTCGGGGCGGGCTTCGCGATGTCCCGCAACGCGGTCGCGGCGTTGCGCGGCCTCGGGTTCGACGACGACGCCGTCGCCCGGCTCGGGTACGCGACGTGGGCGGGCGGGACGTGGGACCTCCACGGCGACCCGATCCTCACGCTGCCGGACACCCCCGAGGTGCGTGCGTCCGTCGGGCTGATCGGCGTCCACCGGCGCCGGCTCCACGAGACGCTGCACCGCCGGGCGGTCGACCTGGGCGTCGAGGTCGTCACGGGGACATCGGTCACCACCCTGGATCCCGGGGACCCGGACGGAGCGCCCGCCGTCGTCGCGGGCCGCGAGGCGGACCTCGTCGTCGGCGCGGACGGGATGCGCAGCGCTGTCCGCGCGACCCTGTTCCCGGCGAACGTGCCGGTGTACAGCGGCTACTCGAGCTGGCGCGCGATCACGCCCGGCGCCTGGGGCGCGGAGGCCCTCACGCAGTACTGGGGGGCGCACGCGGAGTTCGGCCTGCTGCGCACCGCCGCGGACGAGACCTACTGGTACGGGTACGTCGCGATGCCCGAGCGGACACGGCTCGACGACGAGCTGGGCGCGGCCCGCGAGCGGTTCGCCGGGTGGGCGCCGCCGGTGCAGGAGGTCCTCGCCGCGACGGCACCGGACGCCGTCCTGCGACACGACGTGCACCATCTGCCCGGCGGGCTCCCGCACTACGCGACGGGCCGCGTCGTCATGGTCGGCGACGCCGCGCACGGCACGCTCCCGACGATGGGGCAGGGCGCGGCGACGGCGCTGGAGGACGGGCTGTGCGTCGGCCTCCTGGTCGGGTCGCCCGTCGCGGCGGGCGGTCGGCTCGCGCCGGCGCTAGCGGGGTACGACGCCGCGCGCCGGCCCCGGTGCCGGGCGCTCGCCCGGGCGTCGGTCGCGTCGGGGCGGTTCGGTTCACACCTGGGCGGCGGCTGGCGGCAGACGGTCCGGAACAGGATCATGCGCCTGACCCCGGCCTCCGCGATCGCGCGCGGCTCGCAGGCCGCGATGGGCTGGACCCCGCCCGAGCCCGCGGCCCCGGTGCGCTGA
- a CDS encoding ABC transporter permease — MVRARAPWRGRLGRGAAWGLAAAVPLVFLGVFFAWPVVTLVARGFVGDDGGLDLSGFAEVFSQPRTWRILGLTLWQAVLGTAFSVLLGVPGAYVLYRCRFPGRRVVRALVTVPFVLPTVVVGVAFRSLLVQGGPLGFLRLDETFAAIVVALVFFNYSVVVRTVGGLWEHLDPRAEQAARALGATPWRAFRTVTLPALTPAIASAASIVFLFCATAFGVVLVLGGIRYGTIETEIWIQTTQFLDLRTAAVLSVVQLVVVAAALMVANRTRAKRERALNLSSSASSAHPLRLWRDGRPTGDLAPAALTAVVVVVLVGLPLGTLVVRSFRVPGGGWGLDNYANLGTTGGRNALSVTVWEAAGNSLRTAALATVLAVVIGGLVALVVSRRPRSRGGRRAISVLDSVFMLPLGVSAVTVGFGFLLTLDRPLGLDVDLRTSGLLVPIAQAVVAIPLVVRTVLPTLRAIDPRLREAAATLGAAPGRVFRTVDGPIAARSLGLAVGFAFAVSLGEFGATSFLARPDSATLPVVIFRLIGRPGAENYGMALAASVVLALLTAAVMLLAERLRGDRPGGEF; from the coding sequence GTGGTGAGGGCGCGGGCACCCTGGCGGGGTCGCCTCGGGCGCGGGGCGGCCTGGGGGCTGGCGGCGGCGGTGCCGCTGGTGTTCCTCGGGGTGTTCTTCGCGTGGCCGGTGGTCACGCTCGTGGCGCGCGGGTTCGTCGGGGACGACGGCGGCCTGGACCTGTCCGGGTTCGCGGAGGTCTTCTCCCAGCCGCGGACGTGGCGCATCCTCGGGCTCACGCTGTGGCAGGCCGTGCTCGGCACGGCGTTCTCCGTGCTGCTCGGCGTGCCCGGTGCGTACGTGCTGTACCGGTGCCGGTTCCCCGGGCGGCGGGTCGTGCGCGCGCTCGTCACGGTGCCGTTCGTGCTCCCGACCGTCGTCGTCGGCGTCGCCTTCCGGTCGCTGCTCGTGCAGGGCGGCCCGCTCGGGTTCCTGAGGCTCGACGAGACGTTCGCGGCGATCGTCGTCGCGCTCGTGTTCTTCAACTACTCCGTGGTGGTGCGTACGGTCGGCGGGCTGTGGGAGCACCTCGACCCCCGCGCCGAGCAGGCCGCGCGGGCGCTGGGCGCGACGCCGTGGCGCGCGTTCCGCACCGTCACGCTCCCCGCGCTGACGCCGGCGATAGCGAGCGCCGCGTCGATCGTCTTCCTCTTCTGCGCGACGGCGTTCGGCGTCGTCCTCGTCCTGGGCGGCATCCGCTACGGGACGATCGAGACGGAGATCTGGATCCAGACCACCCAGTTCCTCGACCTGCGCACCGCCGCCGTGCTGTCGGTGGTCCAGCTCGTCGTCGTGGCCGCGGCCCTCATGGTCGCGAACCGCACGCGGGCCAAGCGCGAGCGCGCGCTGAACCTCTCGTCGTCGGCCTCGTCGGCCCACCCGCTGCGCCTGTGGCGCGACGGCCGCCCGACCGGCGACCTCGCGCCCGCTGCGCTCACCGCGGTCGTGGTCGTCGTGCTCGTCGGGCTCCCGCTCGGCACGCTCGTCGTGCGGTCGTTCCGCGTCCCGGGCGGCGGCTGGGGGCTCGACAACTACGCGAACCTCGGCACGACGGGAGGGCGCAACGCGCTGTCCGTCACCGTGTGGGAGGCGGCGGGCAACTCGCTACGGACGGCGGCGCTCGCGACCGTGCTCGCCGTCGTGATCGGCGGCCTCGTCGCGCTCGTCGTGTCCCGGCGCCCGCGCTCGCGCGGCGGGCGGCGCGCGATCTCCGTGCTGGACTCGGTGTTCATGCTCCCGCTCGGGGTCTCCGCGGTGACGGTCGGCTTCGGATTCCTCCTCACGCTCGACCGGCCGCTCGGGCTCGACGTCGACCTGCGCACGTCCGGGTTGCTCGTGCCGATCGCGCAGGCGGTCGTCGCGATCCCGCTCGTCGTGCGCACGGTCCTGCCGACGCTGCGCGCGATCGACCCGCGCCTGCGCGAGGCCGCCGCGACCCTCGGCGCCGCCCCCGGGCGCGTGTTCCGCACCGTCGACGGGCCGATCGCCGCGCGGTCGCTCGGGCTCGCCGTCGGGTTCGCGTTCGCCGTCTCGCTCGGGGAGTTCGGCGCGACGTCGTTCCTCGCCCGCCCCGACAGCGCCACGCTGCCCGTCGTGATCTTCCGGCTCATCGGGCGTCCCGGGGCCGAGAACTACGGCATGGCGCTCGCGGCGAGCGTCGTGCTCGCGCTGCTCACCGCGGCCGTCATGCTGCTCGCCGAGCGGTTGCGCGGCGACCGACCCGGAGGAGAGTTCTGA